The Doryrhamphus excisus isolate RoL2022-K1 chromosome 22, RoL_Dexc_1.0, whole genome shotgun sequence genome segment TATTTCGCATTCTGCTGTATGGCGAGAACATggcagccagaagccaatcagactaTCTTGCTATTATGAATGATAATGCAGTAATATGGAAGTAGCGGGGTACAGTGTATTGGAAGGGGAAGTGCACtgtttgggaattttgcccatcattcccaaacCTTATTAACACATgtctttttccttttctgtggttATAACaggagaaaatgagttaatatgagctagctaacaatgctgtcattgggatacacctatttcgacaaTGAAGCCCGCTAAaggtttttatcaccttaagaacatagccagagtccgcccgtttctctctcaggccagtacggaggtgctaatgcatgcttttatttcctgtcGCTTAcattactgtaatgccctgctctctggtcttcccaaaaaagtatttaaaatttattattacagaattcagccgcacgtgtgctgacgaggaccagatgGTGGGAGCACATTACACCAGTTTTTACGTCGCAACATTGgatccccgtccgcttcaggatggATTTTAaaattctcttactggtttttaaatgtcttaacggccttgcaccttcttatttatgtgatctgcttttaccatatcaacccccacggaccctgcggtccttcggcactggccttttaacaataccaaaacccagaacaaaaacccacggtgaggcagcatttagccactatggccgcCACCTGTGGAAccgcctgccggagagcctcaggactgcagagactgttgatattttttaaaaaagattaaagacacacctttttaatcaggcttttaactcatatttttaaacttacactggagttaaaagctgaagactaagagcataaaataagactaaaaagataaaaacataacactggagttaaaagctgaagactaagagcataaaatgggactaaaaagataaaacaaaacactggagttaaaagctgaagaccataaaataggactaaaatgACAGACTGATTTGAGCTTTCTACTTGTTCGCAGGTCGCCATGGAAAGGTCTGCCAGAACTGACCAATGAGAAGGGCCAGTACTGCCCCTTCAGTTGTGAGACCCAGGCCTGGTCTTTGTCGTGTGTGCTGGAAGTTCTGCACGACTTGTAGAACGCGACGTTGTGGCTCTTTCATGAGCTTAGTGTGCGGCGCATTCAGTGGCTTGACAACGTGTTGCATGTTAAAAGTCATTTCTAGGTAAATGGTAGAATTTGTCATCCTGTCATCCTTTAACGTCTTTGCATAGACCAACATTTACTTGGCCAGTCTTCTGACTGgtacacaatgtaaacaaacttCATTCTTCATGATCGTGAACTTTATTCACGTATGTTTAGACTTCAGAGAGCCATGACGCAGTTAGATATTTCACAGTACACCAATCACAATTTGTACAATCGTGCTGATTTTGGGTTGACAAAGTAGCAGATTTGAGTAAATCATTAATTTTGTAACTTAAGAGTAAGAGTCGCTTTTGAATAACTTtattcaacagcagtgcaattccaacaccataagattaagatatgcctttattcgtccctcagtggggaaatttgtattacacagcagcaagagtacagagtcagttaagcagtacaaaatacacaatatagaaaaataaacagtataaacaacccaagtattaacaaaatcaacagtttttcccagagaaATATATGTATCTGAACTGAAATGACATGTCTTTgaactagggatgctccgatggATGGGCCACCGATTATTATTGTCCGAtttccgtaaaaaaaaaaacatacaaatgtacaaaatcCACATAAATCTTTCAAAGCCGATCACATAATCTGATCGCCATGCAGTGCCGACCTGACAGCTCAGGTCACGACAACACAAACGTGACatgaatgtgcatgtgtgctgCGTCAGGTTGGGTTCCCGACACCCGTAATCTGCCGACTAggaatgcaaaaacaaacaagcgaTGCAGGTTAGTTTGGAGCCCGTTTTTGTCCCATCGGGAAGTGGATATCACGTCCTTCGGGTACGTACTAAATTGTTCAAGTGTCTATTCCCAACACCCGTAATCAGCCGACCAGGAATGCACCGACTCGTGTTGTCACGAGAATCAACACTAAAACCTTAATGGTTTGTGTTTGACAGCTTGACACAGGCCACGCTAATCGATGCCAGTGTGTTTGATCACTTATCTTGCATCGTTCTTTACACACTTTGCCTAGTGGTGAACGGCCGCAGGTAGCGAACTAGCTAGAATTATCCGCCTAGCTTCTTGTTTTCGGACTCCgaatgtgattgtttttttttttttttaaacaaacaagcGATGCAGGTTAGTTTGGAGCCCGTTTTTGTCCCATCGGGAAGTGGATATCACGTCCTTTGGGGACGTACTAAATTGTTCAAGTGTCTATTCCCAACACCCGTAATCAACCGACCAGGAATGCACCGACTCGTGTTGTCACGAGAATCAACACTAAAACCTTAATGGTTTGTGTTTGACAGCTCGACACAGGCCATACTAATCGATGCAAGTGTGTTTGATCACTTGTCTTGCATCGTTCTTTACACGCTCTAGCCTAGTGGTGAACGGCCGCAGGTAGCTAACTAGCTAGAATTATCCGCCTAGCTTCTTGTTTTCGGACTCcaaatgtgtatgtgtttttttttttaaaacaaacaagcgaTGCAGGTTAGTTTGGAGCCCGTTTTTGTCCCATTGGGAAGTGGATATCATGTCCTTCGGGTACGTACTAAATTGTTCAAGTGTCTATTCCCAACACCCGTAATCAGCCGGCCAGGAATGCACCGACTCATGTTGTCACGAGAATCAACACTAAAACCTTAATGGTTTGTGTTTGACAGCTCGACACAGGCCATACTAATCGATGCCAGTGTGTTTGATCACTTGTCTTGCATCGTTCTTTACACGCTTTAGCCGAGTGGTGAACGGCCGCAGGTTGCGAACTAGCTAGAATTATCCATCTAGCTTCTTGTTTTCGGACTCCAGTTAGTTTGGAGCCCGTTTTTGTCCCATCGGGAAGTGGATATCACGTCCTTCGGGTACGTACTAAATAATCCAAGTGTCTATTGGTGTCAAGATGTTGTGTCCTCCAAACCAGATCTGTGTGTCGTCATTTAATGAACATTAGCTATTTGCTAGGGGTCCCTGTAATGCTCTAATGGCTACCCTGGCCAATCAATAGACACATGTACAGTTAATCCACTCATGGATAATCGGTATCacaatcagcagcataaaacggagcatccctactttgaacgcaacccatTATTGCTCATATCGTTCAGgtttgattcaaatgttctgcttctAGTGTTGGAATATTCgattcatttggagctgttaatacaaatatactgtacataatctttctgttcataaaatacagtaaaaaatgtgcatatttcatTATTGACGtgtaattcatttgaaaacgaTTTCACCTGAAATTGTCGTTTGAATTGTAATAATTTAATCGCCCTAATAAAGATAATACATGTATTTGACTGGGGGGGTGAAAGGTTCTGGAGGCTTGGTTGTTTTCGCGATGAActgaacaacatttcttttatatttatatgtattttatatgtatatatttattttatgtgtgtgcaATTTATGTGACAAttgtttcatgttgttttctttaaagCAGAATTGAAGTTAAAGTGAAATAATCACTGTAATGACCAAGAAACGGAAGCTCGTGTACGACTTTATAGGAGTAGTGAAGCCTCCATTTCAGAAGGTGGCGGTAGAGATCCTGGAGGTTTGTTGTCAAGCGCCTGTGAGACAATGAGGAGGGGGGAAGAAGGAATCGTTCCAGTGATCCGCCATATTGGCTTTCCTCAAACGCACTGTCGTCTCTACGATTTAtactgtcaagaaaaaaaaatgtaagtactGTTTAGAAACGTTCTTGTTGTGAGAAATATTTGAGCGTTTAGTGTGTCTCGTTGTGTGACGTGTTTACATAGACATTTGCAGCTGTCAAAACGTTGGCGTTAATGTTGGGAAATTTAATGTGGTGGGTCATACGGGTCGGACAGTGTTGTTTTCCATGTCACGGCGACTGCAGTCGCTAATCACATCCACGGCATCGCTGTGAATTGGCCTTTTCATGATTAAAGTGTGGAAATGCGAATATACTTCATGTGAATGCATTGCGATTCAGTGTTTTCTGGCTTGCGTGGAGATGAAGTACAGAATGTGGGGGTAAATAAGGAAAAGTCTTAGCTAACGGCGAAGCTAGTTAGCAGTAGCCACGTAGACTTATTAGACGGTTTGCTAATTCAATACAAAAGATCATAAACCGCAACATAATGCTACTCTTagagtgtgtatatatatatatatatatatatatatattgaatataatacTGAATTGAAAGAGTTGCGTTAGCAGGTTGGTTCATAAGGTCAAGCGTTCCAAAACAAATGAGTGCTGATGTTTTGATGGACTTGAATTGTGTCAAATGTAAAACGTAGTTTTGAGGAACATTGTTGCTAAGTATGTAGACCACCTATGTAAGCCACTCATTAATTAATACGATTATTCATTCAACATATATTTGTGTCTTTCAGTTTTACAGCGATGACCCAGACGGTTCAAACCAACGGGGTTCAACCCCTCAGTAAAACCTGGGAATTGAGCCTTTATGAACTACAGAGAACTCCACAGGTAATGGTCTGGTCCttagtgtttgtttgtctgtacCTGTGACATATACTGTAAGAACTTAAAGTCAAAGCGTCTCGCATTACCCCCTCTGATATATGCATTATAACACATTTAGCTTAGTCTGTGTATTATTCTCCTAAAGTCATGCTAatcgcatgtgtgtgtttttatataaTTGCTACAGGAAGCAATAACAGATGGACTGGAGATTGCAGTTTCACCACGGTCATTGCACAGCGAACTCATGTGTCCTATCTGTCTGGATATGCTGAAAAACACAATGACGACCAAAGAATGCCTGCACCGCTTCTGTGCAGATTGTATCATCACAGCATTAAGATCTGGGTGAGTTTTGGGTTCTGAATGTCCTTCTTCCTTTTGTGTCTGTGGTTGTCTTGTCTGCTGGAGGGGGTATTACAAGGGAGAGACAGGCTTATTATTGTCCATTTTATAGTGGAAGATCTGAAAGGGGGACTGCATGGCcgtcgagttcaatcccaccctcggccatctctgtgtggactttgcatgcatgggttttctccgggtactctggtttcctcccacataaaacatgctaggttaattggcgactccaaattgtccataggtatgaatgtgagtgtgaatggttgtttgtctatatgtgccctgtgattggctggccaccagtccagggtgtaccccgcctctcgcccgagagaagtttgggatggctctgagttttttttttctagcacagctcactgtgacatcacaggtaGCCTTGTGAAACGTCACCatctccttatatgggcatgccaggGTACAAGCTGTATCAACTCTTGGCTGTACAAGATGAATGGGATCGTTTTGGACATCCAAGGCTGAAATAGtggcagattgtggaagatctagaaagctttgtgcgggttattgtgtgtagctgatctataggagtccagtgctcaatacaaagggcccaaaatgagcacaataggtcccctttaaatcttGTCGAGGCTTCCATGATCCCTCCAGCATTCATCTTTATTCTTAGTGGTGGTTGCCACAGTTGAGCACCAAATGCTGGTGGGGGCGTGTCTTCTTTTTCTGAGCTTTATGATGTTCATTGTCTCTTGCATGATGATTTTCCCTTTCTTTGATGCCTGTGCAGGCacttatttttctattatttactattttttaacACAGGCAaatttattaattgtttttttttttttcatgcagtctgtgattatttattttttttatttttaaggaaTAAAGAATGTCCTACATGCCGCAAGAAGTTGGTTTCAAAGAGGTCGCTTCGTCCAGACCCAAATTTCGATGCACTGATAAGTAAGTGTTTTGTGTATCGTGGAACGATGAGTTCACATGCTGTTATCTCAGTCATGCAAACCAAAGCATTGTAAGACAAGTGTTGCCTCACAGCCTTAAAACAAAGTGCCGTCTGTCCAAAAGCCACCGATGCAAATATTGTATGTAGAATGATGGATGATACAATCCCATACCGATATCAAAACATGTCTCAACTCAACTGGTAGTACAACAAACATGTTGCTCTTTATTTGCCCAAGCAACAGGATCACGGTTGTGTTGTTTACATCAAATTATTAGGCAATGAGCTCACACTCATTCTTCGCTAAATCCAAGTATTGACATTCTACATGTCTATCAGGGGTGCAAAGTAAGGATCGACTGATacgccggccgatatatcgggccgatatttgcattctttacttgaatcggtcttggccgatacgcgcgtgggttcgccgatgtattgttccaccgcatgatttacagacaggcatccgccgggctgctttgtgatgttttttttttccatcacccttagccgatggctgaTTATGGACTGCCGATTTTGCTTGgtccgatatttgtggccgatactgcttttgctccctcaatttacatgaaaaaacgacaatgataacaaatattactgAACACAGAtacagctttcttaaacacacattaaaataaacactttcatgttaaaaaaaagttttgggtGCTTTTAATTATTCAAGTGATGtctatgaaataaaacaaatatttgaactTAAGTATAAATAAAACACCTACTGTACAGAGTAGGATTCAACATTTTTCAacttaacataaaataaaaggaTTTGGcgctttaaattattattcaagTATAttgattaaatataaaaaaagcattattaaaACAACTAAGGTATTGCACACAGTAgtaacaaagacacacacattgATTGATGGATTGGGGTACCGCGTCCACAAGTGCTGCAGGGTGCACAAAGCTGCCCATGGAtacctgtctgtaaatcatgccgCGGAAAactacatcggcgaacccacatgcgtatcggccaataccgatactgaagtaaagaacgcaaaaaTAAACCCGATATATCGGCTGATCCTTAATAAGTACTGTGTTTTTATAGCTGGTGGGTGTGGCTTGTATTCAGGCGCAGAATTAGCATATATGTGGCATTGCTTTCTGAGCAGTATCTTTTGACGAGAGCTGTTCCTGTAccgatgtgtgtgtgggggggttgtgCTGTAATTTTTTAAAGATACTGTACCCCTTCCAGGTAAAATTTACCCCAGCCGTGATGAGTATGAAGCACACCAGGAAAGAGTGTTGGCCCGCATTAGCAAACATAACAACCAGCAAGCCCTGTCCCACAGCATAGAGGAAGGCCTGAAGATCCAGGCGATGACCAGGTAACCctatctgaccccccccccccccctcccccctctccCAACCCCATAAGCATGAACGCTAACGTCAGTAGTGCAACATGGCTAACTCCAGTGAAGTGTGCTGCAGTACGTACTGCTGCTGTCTAACCTCCTGACTGGACAAGGAATAATTCAACCCTTCACCGATGCTATTCCTTTTGCCGCCAGATTACAGCGCGGTAAAAGACAAACGGTGGAGAATGGCAGTGGAGTTGAGGACAACGGAGACTCCTCCCACTGCAGCAACGCATCGGTCCACAGCAATCAGGTCATCTACCATTTACAGCACAATCCCATACATTTCCATTCCCTTTTCACACCGACGGAGATGCTTCTCCAAAAGCAGCGAGGGCAGGGCGAGGTGTTAGGTGGGGGTACAACATTCAGCTCAGCAGCCAGATAACTAGGGGTGCAGCCATTGCTATTTTCTGGCCCATCATCATCTTTAAAGAGCCTGACCTGCCAATTCCTATTTTGGCAGTTGTTTTAATAACTGACAGCATTCACCTTTTAATGTCGCAATCTTATTTTGATGAAAGACATTGAACATAAGATAagttatgcctttattcgtccctcagttgGGAAATTTGCATTTGCAAGAGTACataatcagttaagcagtacaaagtacaaaatacacaatataaaaataaacaatataaacagggtggcacggcggttgagtggttagcgcacagacctcacagctaggagaccagggttcaattccaccctcggccatctctgtgtggagttctccccgtgcatgcgtgggttttctccgagtactccggtttcctcccacattccaaaaacatgctaggttaattggccactccaaattgtccataggtatgaatgtgagtgtgaatggttgtttgtctatatgtgccctgtgattggctggccaccagtccagggtgtaccccgcctctcgcccaaagacagctgggataggctccagcacccccacggaaaaagcaatagaaaatgaatgaatgaacaatataaacaacccaagtattaacaaatcaacaattttacccagagttatatacaaatatagtttgcagataatatgaaatgagatgaaatatatgaccagtctatacactatatgATCTtcctagtgagttaatatgaggcattatagaacaTGTGGTAGTTCTGTCAGGTCTGCTTTTACCGAGTGCAGGCCATCTGCAGCCCGTATAAGGAATTTATTTACCCTATTTTCCCGCACTATAAGGCACCttttaattttctcaaaaatggaCGATGTGAATGTGTGAAATGGAATAGATTCTACTTTCTTGAGATGCACCAGTATCAGCCATTGAATAGATCATAAATATCAGGTAGCAGCGGTCAGACGACCACAATGGAAAAGGAGCGTCTCACTCCTTGTGGTCAATAGACGCTTCTGGGGTGTCATTCTGGAAGATACGTTACCCAGCTCACTTTTTCACCAGTCCTGTAAAATACTGGTGCTCTGCTAAGAGTAAAAACCATACTTGTGAGTGAAACCTCCAAATCAAAGGAAAAAATCTCCACCTGTCACATCTCATCATGTTTCCTTTCCAAAGTTGTTGTGGCAGTCTCCCTAAAAAGAGAAGCTGACATGGTTTTTGTTATGTTTGCCGTGCCAGCAGGAGGCTGGTCCAAGTATAAAACGCACCAAGACGAGCGATGACAGCGGCCTGGATATGGACAATGCTGCGGAGAATGGCGGTGGCGACTCTGTGATTGACGGCGGTGCCAGCGAAATTGAATTGGTTTTTCGGCCTCACCCCACACTGATGGAAAAGGATGACGGGCACAACAGGTAACAATCATCACACCAGCTGGAATTTTAAAGGACTTTGTGCCTTGTCTACCttcattattgattattatatgACACCTTCTGAAATTGAACGGGAAAGAGCTTGTTGGACTAAACTGTTCCGTTTGCGTTTCTCTCACTCACtacagtgtggagtttgtgccGCGCTACATAAAGACGTCTGGCAACGCAACGGTTGATCACCTTTCCAAATACCTGGCTGTCCGACTGGCTTTGGAGGAGCTGAGAAGAAACACAGAGGCCAGTCCTGTCAATGTGGAGGCGGCGTCGGAGAAACAATACACCATTTATATACCTACTGCTGGCAATCAGTTCACTgtgagtgcacacacacacacacacacacacacgtgtcactcattattcattttctaccgcttttcctcacgagggttgcgggggtgctggagcctatcccatctgtctttgggcgagaggcggggtacaccctggactggtggccagccaatcacagggcacatatagacaaacaaccattcacactcacattcttacctatggacaatttggagtcgctaattaacctagcatgtttttggaatgtgggaggaaaccggagtactcggagaaaacccaattgcatgcatgcatgcacggggagaactccacacagagatggccaagggtggaattgaaccctggtctcctagctgtgaggtctgcacgctaaccactagaccgccgtgccgcccatcacTCATTATTTCAGTTCATATTTATTCGCACAAAGTAGACTTTGGGGAGAGGCGGGTCACACCCTGGACCGCTCACAATTGGGTTGTCATggactaatatttaatatttacatttatctgATGAtctgaaattgtccataggtgtgaatggtagTTTGTGCCCTAtacatgctgggataggctccagcatgcccccaccctggtgagtataagcggcatagaaagagGATGGACTATTTTATTGAAaggaatatacagtattgccATGTTGTTGGCTCATGAAGGAAATACGTCATGAAATATTTTCCCAAATTTGAGTGCTGTGGTCTTTTTTGCAAAGTAGCGCTTGTGTAATTCGGATTATTTTTGTCTCCGTAGGTCCTCAATGGTTCCTTTTCTCTCGAGCTGGTCAGCGAAAAGTACTGGAAGGTGAACAAGCCCATGGAGCTGTACTTCGCTCCCACGAAAGAACACAAGTAGAAATCCCCAGGACGAGTACGGGACCGTGTACACCGACGCGAAAAGGGGAGGG includes the following:
- the rnf2 gene encoding E3 ubiquitin-protein ligase RING2 isoform X1, whose product is MRRGEEGIVPVIRHIGFPQTHCRLYDLYCQEKKIFTAMTQTVQTNGVQPLSKTWELSLYELQRTPQEAITDGLEIAVSPRSLHSELMCPICLDMLKNTMTTKECLHRFCADCIITALRSGNKECPTCRKKLVSKRSLRPDPNFDALISKIYPSRDEYEAHQERVLARISKHNNQQALSHSIEEGLKIQAMTRLQRGKRQTVENGSGVEDNGDSSHCSNASVHSNQQEAGPSIKRTKTSDDSGLDMDNAAENGGGDSVIDGGASEIELVFRPHPTLMEKDDGHNSVEFVPRYIKTSGNATVDHLSKYLAVRLALEELRRNTEASPVNVEAASEKQYTIYIPTAGNQFTVLNGSFSLELVSEKYWKVNKPMELYFAPTKEHK
- the rnf2 gene encoding E3 ubiquitin-protein ligase RING2 isoform X2 is translated as MRRGEEGIVPVIRHIGFPQTHCRLYDLYCQEKKIFTAMTQTVQTNGVQPLSKTWELSLYELQRTPQEAITDGLEIAVSPRSLHSELMCPICLDMLKNTMTTKECLHRFCADCIITALRSGNKECPTCRKKLVSKRSLRPDPNFDALISKIYPSRDEYEAHQERVLARISKHNNQQALSHSIEEGLKIQAMTRLQRGKRQTVENGSGVEDNGDSSHCSNASVHSNQEAGPSIKRTKTSDDSGLDMDNAAENGGGDSVIDGGASEIELVFRPHPTLMEKDDGHNSVEFVPRYIKTSGNATVDHLSKYLAVRLALEELRRNTEASPVNVEAASEKQYTIYIPTAGNQFTVLNGSFSLELVSEKYWKVNKPMELYFAPTKEHK